A region of Deinococcus rubellus DNA encodes the following proteins:
- a CDS encoding CAP domain-containing protein, which produces MANLNYFSHTSQDGRTFDQRISAAGYSWSAIGENIAAGQPTPEAVVAGWLSSPDHCTNIMGARFTQMGLGYAAGGSYGVYWVQDFGRPR; this is translated from the coding sequence ATGGCCAACCTGAACTATTTCAGCCACACCAGCCAGGACGGGCGCACCTTCGATCAGCGCATCAGCGCCGCCGGGTACAGTTGGAGTGCCATAGGCGAGAATATCGCCGCCGGGCAGCCCACCCCAGAAGCGGTGGTGGCCGGATGGCTCAGCTCGCCGGACCACTGTACCAACATCATGGGTGCGCGCTTTACCCAGATGGGCCTGGGCTACGCGGCGGGCGGCAGTTACGGCGTGTACTGGGTACAGGACTTCGGCAGACCGCGCTGA
- a CDS encoding Ig-like domain-containing protein, with product MSNASVQRYVALLTLAFSLAACSTLPTPHAQLQGSQGAAPLLTSGPTRVGVLSLATSSTLVVGQSKTFNVFVGGQPAGPGQLTWTTSNAGVVSVTQGGTIKAVRPGSATVRAAVAASPSAFLDFPVTVTAASTPAPTPTTSTYAQRVLDLTNAARAVARTCGSVSAPAVPALGLSLQLTAASRGTPATWPT from the coding sequence ATGTCAAATGCCTCTGTTCAGCGCTACGTCGCCCTACTGACGCTGGCGTTCAGCTTGGCCGCCTGCAGCACCCTGCCCACACCGCATGCCCAGCTCCAGGGCAGTCAGGGGGCCGCGCCTCTATTGACCAGCGGCCCGACCAGGGTCGGCGTCCTCAGCCTGGCGACCAGCAGCACCCTGGTGGTGGGCCAGAGCAAAACCTTTAACGTCTTCGTCGGCGGACAACCGGCTGGCCCCGGCCAGCTCACCTGGACGACCAGCAACGCAGGCGTGGTCAGCGTGACCCAGGGCGGCACCATCAAGGCCGTCCGTCCGGGCAGCGCCACCGTGCGCGCTGCCGTCGCGGCGTCCCCATCCGCCTTCCTCGACTTTCCGGTGACGGTGACGGCAGCCAGCACCCCGGCCCCGACGCCGACCACCAGCACCTACGCCCAGCGGGTACTGGACCTCACCAACGCCGCCCGCGCTGTTGCGCGCACCTGCGGTAGTGTCAGCGCGCCCGCCGTGCCTGCGCTGGGCCTCAGCCTGCAGCTCACAGCAGCCTCGCGAGGCACGCCAGCGACATGGCCAACCTGA
- a CDS encoding S1C family serine protease, which translates to MKVSPWPAVLLLIAGAAYFLPQRDPGALGFGPPSQVAPLNDPLPQTTRALFGQSRPATVQIDQLSPARNGGLEGGLGTGFLISGDGEVMTAYHVVDGAQLIRVKTLSGQVYRARVTAFDNAADVALLKIDARRPLPFLKLAASSPRIGEGILAIGNSGGDFLQARTGRLLRLGARAGQADFPQNTLEMSAPLAPGDSGGPILNAQGEVMGVVSYVRVNDAGKTITSYAVPVTRTGPLVLALEAGQKRDVPAVGLVFDSQHDGLTTPSGGVVSAVVPGGPAAAAGVRGAAYDAKNQLTALGDTITAVDGIRTRSSNDVIFELRRRQVGDQIKLTLSNDGKSREVNLGLVAKGSINYNQ; encoded by the coding sequence ATGAAGGTCTCGCCCTGGCCCGCCGTACTGCTACTGATCGCTGGCGCGGCGTATTTTCTACCGCAGCGGGACCCCGGCGCGCTGGGGTTCGGCCCGCCGAGTCAGGTCGCGCCACTGAATGATCCGTTGCCCCAGACCACCCGCGCCCTGTTCGGTCAGTCGCGCCCGGCCACCGTGCAGATCGATCAGCTCAGCCCAGCGCGCAACGGCGGCCTGGAAGGCGGTCTTGGCACCGGCTTTCTGATTTCCGGCGACGGCGAGGTGATGACCGCTTACCATGTGGTGGACGGCGCACAGCTCATCCGGGTCAAGACCCTCAGCGGTCAGGTCTACCGCGCCCGCGTCACGGCCTTCGACAACGCCGCCGATGTGGCACTGCTCAAGATCGATGCCCGCCGCCCGCTGCCGTTTCTCAAGCTGGCGGCCAGCTCGCCCCGCATCGGCGAGGGGATACTGGCTATCGGCAACAGTGGCGGCGACTTTCTCCAGGCCCGCACCGGCAGGCTGCTGCGGCTGGGCGCGCGGGCAGGCCAGGCCGACTTTCCTCAGAACACCCTGGAGATGAGTGCGCCGCTGGCTCCTGGCGACAGCGGCGGCCCGATTCTGAACGCCCAGGGCGAGGTGATGGGCGTGGTCAGCTACGTGCGGGTCAACGACGCGGGAAAGACCATCACCTCCTACGCGGTGCCGGTGACCCGGACTGGCCCGCTGGTGCTGGCGCTGGAAGCGGGCCAGAAGCGCGACGTTCCGGCGGTGGGTCTGGTGTTCGACAGTCAGCATGACGGCCTGACCACACCTTCCGGCGGAGTGGTCTCTGCGGTGGTGCCGGGCGGCCCGGCAGCAGCGGCGGGCGTGCGCGGGGCCGCCTACGACGCCAAGAATCAGCTCACCGCTCTGGGCGACACCATCACCGCCGTGGACGGCATCCGCACCCGCAGCAGCAACGACGTGATTTTCGAATTGCGCCGCCGTCAGGTCGGAGACCAGATCAAGCTGACCCTCAGCAATGACGGCAAGAGCCGCGAGGTCAATCTGGGGCTGGTGGCCAAGGGTAGCATCAACTACAACCAGTGA
- a CDS encoding diacylglycerol kinase, whose amino-acid sequence MKPAPAPSASALSWRRWWRSAGFAWAGLRRTWSTQPNFRIEVWLGVVASGLCLALRVSPAPVLLCCGLVLGLELVNTAAEALTDLISPEWHPQAKIAKDAAAGAVLVASIVSVLVGLAVLLPPLAALIRPALSSQP is encoded by the coding sequence GTGAAGCCCGCGCCTGCGCCTTCCGCCTCGGCGCTGAGCTGGCGGCGTTGGTGGCGCTCGGCGGGCTTTGCCTGGGCCGGACTGCGCCGCACCTGGAGCACCCAGCCGAATTTCAGAATCGAGGTGTGGCTGGGGGTCGTCGCCAGCGGACTGTGCCTGGCACTGCGGGTCTCCCCCGCCCCGGTGCTGCTGTGCTGCGGGCTGGTGCTGGGCCTGGAACTCGTCAACACCGCCGCCGAGGCGCTCACCGACCTGATCAGCCCCGAATGGCACCCACAGGCCAAAATCGCCAAGGACGCGGCGGCAGGCGCGGTACTGGTCGCCAGCATCGTCAGCGTGCTGGTGGGCCTGGCCGTGCTACTGCCGCCACTGGCCGCGCTGATTCGTCCCGCCCTGTCATCTCAGCCCTGA
- a CDS encoding hemolysin family protein, protein MNDWIGVGALVLLVLLNGFFVAAEYALVSVRRTRIDQLAEDGSSAARTVQQVLAHLEQYIAAVQLGVSMMSLLIGFIAVPATVHLSQPLFTALGVPERWLTPFSFGLAFVLSTTLHIVFGELFPKSAALQRSERVAMMFAPPLVAFTIVFRPVIFVLNAFGRVVLRTFGFQPVAGHHTSYSEEEIRMIVSASSQEGVLEDDERELVYNVFDLSDTAVRSVLTPRGEMIVADGAAPIRRLLELNTEHGYSRVPVYQDNPDNIVGVAHTNDVLQHLEDLDQMTVAELMRPTFYVPESMSIKDLLTKMRQKKSHLAIVVDEFGGTSGLVTLEDALEEIVGEIYDETDEEEEPLVQQLAENIYLMDASLTVDAAEIYLGDALEDEEGEFETLAGFVTNHFGDIPEPGAEFVHQGWLFTVEEADERRVSKVRVSRAEPTPPEESHDPTHKDASKSAS, encoded by the coding sequence ATGAATGATTGGATTGGAGTCGGTGCCCTGGTGCTTCTGGTGCTGCTCAACGGATTTTTTGTGGCCGCCGAGTATGCGCTGGTCAGCGTGCGGCGCACCCGCATCGACCAGCTGGCCGAGGACGGCTCGTCAGCAGCGCGCACCGTGCAGCAGGTGCTGGCACACCTCGAACAGTACATCGCAGCGGTGCAGCTCGGCGTCAGCATGATGAGCCTCCTCATCGGCTTTATCGCCGTACCAGCCACTGTGCACCTCTCGCAACCGCTCTTCACGGCGCTGGGCGTGCCGGAGAGGTGGCTCACGCCGTTCTCGTTCGGGCTGGCCTTCGTGCTCTCGACCACCCTGCACATCGTCTTCGGCGAACTGTTTCCCAAGTCGGCGGCCTTGCAGCGCAGCGAACGGGTGGCGATGATGTTCGCGCCGCCGCTGGTGGCCTTTACCATCGTCTTCAGGCCAGTTATTTTCGTGCTCAACGCTTTCGGGCGCGTGGTGCTGCGGACCTTCGGCTTTCAGCCGGTGGCCGGGCACCACACCAGCTATTCGGAAGAGGAGATCCGCATGATCGTCTCGGCCAGCTCGCAGGAAGGGGTGCTGGAAGACGACGAGCGCGAACTGGTCTACAACGTGTTCGATCTGTCGGATACGGCGGTTCGCAGTGTGCTGACCCCGCGCGGCGAGATGATCGTGGCCGACGGCGCGGCCCCCATCCGGCGTTTACTCGAACTCAACACTGAGCACGGCTACTCGCGGGTGCCGGTCTACCAGGACAACCCCGACAACATCGTGGGCGTGGCGCATACCAACGACGTGTTGCAGCACCTCGAAGACCTCGATCAGATGACGGTGGCCGAACTGATGCGCCCCACCTTCTACGTGCCCGAGAGCATGAGCATCAAGGACCTGCTCACCAAGATGCGCCAGAAAAAATCGCACCTGGCCATCGTGGTAGACGAGTTCGGCGGCACTTCCGGGCTGGTCACGCTGGAAGACGCCCTGGAAGAGATCGTGGGAGAAATCTACGACGAGACCGACGAGGAAGAGGAACCGCTGGTGCAGCAACTCGCCGAGAATATCTATCTGATGGACGCTTCTCTGACGGTAGACGCGGCCGAAATCTACCTCGGCGACGCCCTCGAAGACGAGGAGGGCGAGTTCGAGACGCTGGCGGGCTTCGTCACCAACCACTTCGGCGACATTCCCGAGCCGGGAGCCGAATTCGTTCATCAGGGCTGGCTCTTCACCGTCGAGGAAGCCGACGAACGCCGCGTCTCGAAAGTGCGGGTCAGCCGCGCCGAACCCACCCCCCCCGAGGAGAGTCATGACCCCACACACAAAGACGCCAGCAAATCCGCATCCTGA
- the ybeY gene encoding rRNA maturation RNase YbeY → MIDLVIQKKPPAGLRSELRAALTATLRHFGVEDKEVTVVLVSDRAIRALKLEHWGENAATDVLSFPTYEPGDPFVPPHLGDIIISLDTAQHQADARGHSLTREVALLASHGLTHLVGHDHPHADGLGFEEGAQGAEWQIFHDAWRAAQTALKANQTP, encoded by the coding sequence GTGATTGACCTGGTGATCCAGAAAAAGCCGCCTGCGGGCCTGCGAAGCGAGCTGCGGGCCGCGCTGACGGCGACCCTGCGGCATTTTGGGGTGGAAGACAAGGAAGTGACGGTGGTGCTGGTCTCGGACCGGGCTATTCGGGCACTGAAACTGGAGCACTGGGGCGAGAACGCCGCCACCGACGTGCTGAGTTTCCCGACCTACGAACCGGGTGATCCCTTCGTACCGCCGCACCTGGGCGACATCATCATTAGCCTGGACACCGCCCAGCACCAGGCCGACGCGCGCGGCCACAGCCTCACGCGCGAGGTGGCGCTGCTGGCCAGTCATGGCCTGACCCACCTGGTCGGCCATGACCACCCGCACGCCGACGGCCTGGGCTTCGAGGAGGGCGCGCAGGGAGCCGAGTGGCAAATCTTCCACGACGCCTGGCGAGCAGCCCAGACGGCCCTGAAGGCCAACCAGACCCCGTGA
- a CDS encoding aminoglycoside phosphotransferase family protein: MCAVQRAILFPTLERLYGPLTPLDSGMQSRVYTDASRERVVKVYRNHLGEHRTEAANMRRAGMGAWVLDVHETDGVEALVMRRFGGHPLLEADVRRALPALRRILSALHQERRGRVDLPRLRERLKRFRSALAPYPLDDVFAAIEEPLALGALDVPAAFCHLDLWQDNILINDESGEVLVIDWTKAAWDDPMRDLALLKTGTLDLLPRLESMQAALELVPPDQSSRTRFRAYLAHSYLHDLYWFLMNEPYEFEAQRRVKVQRARHALAHLPG, translated from the coding sequence ATGTGCGCCGTGCAGCGGGCCATTCTCTTTCCGACTCTGGAGCGTCTCTACGGCCCGCTGACACCGCTCGATTCGGGCATGCAGAGCCGGGTCTACACTGACGCCTCGCGTGAGCGGGTGGTCAAGGTGTACCGCAACCATCTTGGCGAACACCGTACCGAGGCCGCCAATATGCGCCGCGCTGGCATGGGCGCGTGGGTACTGGACGTTCACGAGACCGACGGGGTCGAGGCGCTGGTGATGCGCCGCTTTGGAGGCCACCCGCTGCTCGAGGCCGACGTGCGCCGCGCCCTGCCCGCGCTGCGCCGGATTCTGTCGGCACTGCACCAGGAACGCCGGGGCCGCGTGGATTTGCCCCGGCTGCGCGAGCGGCTCAAGCGCTTTCGCAGCGCGCTGGCCCCCTATCCGCTCGACGACGTGTTCGCAGCCATCGAGGAGCCGCTCGCACTCGGGGCGCTCGACGTGCCCGCCGCCTTTTGCCACCTCGATTTGTGGCAGGACAACATCCTGATCAACGACGAAAGCGGCGAGGTGCTGGTCATCGACTGGACCAAGGCCGCCTGGGATGACCCGATGCGCGATCTGGCGCTGCTCAAGACCGGCACGCTGGATCTGCTGCCGCGTCTGGAAAGCATGCAGGCGGCGCTGGAACTGGTACCGCCGGACCAGAGTTCGCGCACCCGCTTCCGGGCGTACCTGGCCCACAGCTACCTGCACGACCTCTACTGGTTTCTGATGAACGAGCCATATGAGTTCGAGGCGCAGCGCCGCGTGAAAGTGCAGCGGGCGCGCCATGCGCTGGCGCATCTCCCGGGCTGA
- the cdd gene encoding cytidine deaminase, which translates to MTPHTKTPANPHPDPELLATAKAAFERAYAPYSHFKVGAALRTPGGQVFAGANVENASYGLGRCAEQSAIQAMASAGERQFTELVVYADAPTPATPCGACRQVLFEFSPAAQVYCINTQGQILSHMVADFLPHAFQLEEG; encoded by the coding sequence ATGACCCCACACACAAAGACGCCAGCAAATCCGCATCCTGATCCTGAACTGCTGGCCACCGCCAAGGCTGCCTTTGAGCGGGCCTACGCGCCCTACAGTCACTTCAAGGTGGGGGCAGCGCTACGGACACCCGGCGGCCAGGTGTTTGCCGGGGCCAACGTAGAAAACGCCAGCTACGGCCTGGGCCGCTGCGCCGAGCAGTCGGCCATTCAGGCGATGGCCAGCGCGGGTGAGCGTCAATTTACTGAGCTGGTGGTCTACGCCGACGCCCCCACGCCCGCCACACCCTGCGGGGCCTGCCGCCAGGTGCTGTTCGAATTCAGTCCTGCCGCCCAGGTGTACTGCATCAACACACAGGGCCAGATACTGAGCCATATGGTGGCCGACTTCCTGCCGCACGCTTTCCAGTTGGAAGAGGGCTAA
- a CDS encoding MraY family glycosyltransferase: protein MDQLRTFAQHLGIADLFGRGFLAVLLTFVTAAIITWRFIPQVRDFALKVGWADMPNERRLNTVPVPNAGGLAIFAGFVISIVVGWTLRPIVIEQVNIQVLAILLGATLLVLVGFIDDQYGLTPLFRLGVQVLSAVLLMVNGLRIDFNSIPFLPVINGEVSNILSVFLTIVWVVGLTNAMNLLDGVDGVVGGVAFIASMVLLVTAAQFTDRAAAVILLAGLGGAALGYLRHNFNPSRIFMGDAGSTLFGYTLAAVSLLGTLKISAGASLLVPLLIMALPILDTTQVVVGRLARGIRNPLAHPDKTHLHHRVLARTGNARRTSVALWGVALVCGVAGMFAQGIGTLTVLITAVFIAGSLWFVAARRIRAQLIEVAQGRKELN from the coding sequence ATGGACCAACTTCGCACCTTCGCGCAGCACCTCGGAATCGCCGATCTTTTCGGGCGCGGCTTTCTGGCCGTGCTGCTCACCTTTGTCACGGCGGCCATCATCACCTGGCGCTTCATTCCGCAGGTGCGTGACTTCGCGCTCAAGGTGGGCTGGGCCGATATGCCCAATGAGCGCCGCCTCAATACCGTACCGGTGCCCAACGCGGGCGGGCTGGCGATCTTCGCAGGCTTTGTCATCAGTATCGTGGTGGGCTGGACTTTGCGGCCCATCGTCATCGAGCAGGTCAACATTCAGGTGCTGGCGATTTTGCTGGGCGCGACACTACTGGTTCTGGTGGGCTTCATTGACGATCAATACGGCCTGACCCCGCTCTTCAGACTCGGCGTGCAGGTCCTCTCAGCGGTGCTGCTTATGGTCAACGGGCTGCGAATCGACTTCAATTCCATTCCCTTCTTGCCCGTCATTAACGGCGAAGTCTCCAACATCCTCAGCGTCTTCCTGACCATCGTGTGGGTGGTGGGCCTGACCAACGCCATGAACCTGCTCGACGGTGTGGACGGTGTGGTGGGCGGCGTGGCCTTCATCGCCAGCATGGTCTTGCTGGTGACAGCGGCGCAGTTCACGGACCGGGCCGCCGCCGTCATTCTGCTGGCGGGTTTGGGCGGCGCGGCACTGGGCTACCTGCGCCACAACTTCAACCCCAGCCGCATCTTCATGGGCGACGCCGGATCGACGCTGTTCGGCTACACCCTGGCCGCTGTCAGTTTGCTCGGCACCCTCAAAATCAGTGCGGGTGCAAGCCTGCTGGTGCCGCTCCTGATCATGGCCCTGCCGATTCTGGACACCACCCAGGTTGTCGTGGGCCGCCTGGCACGCGGCATTCGCAACCCACTGGCGCACCCCGACAAGACCCACCTGCACCACCGGGTCCTGGCCCGTACCGGCAACGCCCGGCGCACCTCGGTGGCGCTGTGGGGGGTGGCCCTGGTGTGCGGCGTGGCGGGCATGTTCGCCCAGGGCATCGGCACGCTGACGGTGCTGATTACGGCGGTCTTCATCGCGGGCAGCTTGTGGTTCGTGGCCGCCCGCCGCATCCGCGCCCAGCTGATCGAGGTCGCGCAGGGCCGCAAGGAACTCAACTAA
- a CDS encoding N-acetylmuramoyl-L-alanine amidase family protein, with product MKRLFLILVLILSGALLSSPVAAAPRIGSHLGYTRLVFDLPGVITASGQLAAQTYTVQLGGVLKSESGPLDVPGLSRYQISGSRLTLTLSGPTLGGAGQPTVQVLPASGVQPARLVVDVPLSGAGSVLATKSLAAKNPLPKKISVPVTPLSRPARGNSPVTVVIDPGHGGVFPGMSSRWITEKDVTLDVALRVRARLQARGIKVIMTRTGDTQISTDLTQDLDARSRLANNGKVGAFISIHVNSGPDSAQGIETYYFGAPLSGSSRSTAVFENGGGSLGQELTKRASTTAQNLLGDLVAQAKLAFSRDLAIRVQQSLISVTSATNRGVKSDAFYVIKNPTTPAILTEIGFGSSPTEGPKLALPAYRDRIAGAIADAIAAYLHTP from the coding sequence GTGAAGCGCTTGTTTCTGATTCTTGTCCTGATCCTCAGCGGCGCGCTGCTCTCGTCGCCCGTCGCAGCGGCCCCCCGGATCGGCAGTCACCTGGGCTACACCCGCCTGGTGTTCGATCTGCCTGGCGTCATCACCGCCAGCGGCCAGCTTGCCGCCCAGACCTACACGGTGCAACTGGGCGGCGTCCTGAAGAGCGAATCCGGCCCTTTGGACGTGCCCGGCCTGAGCCGCTACCAGATCAGCGGCAGCCGCCTGACCCTGACGCTGAGCGGCCCAACCCTGGGCGGCGCAGGTCAGCCGACGGTGCAGGTGCTGCCTGCCAGCGGCGTGCAACCGGCCCGGCTGGTGGTGGACGTGCCGCTCAGTGGCGCGGGTTCCGTTCTGGCAACCAAAAGTCTGGCGGCCAAAAATCCGCTGCCCAAGAAAATCTCGGTGCCCGTCACGCCACTCAGCCGCCCCGCCAGGGGCAATTCGCCCGTGACGGTGGTCATCGATCCGGGACACGGCGGGGTGTTCCCTGGCATGTCCAGTCGCTGGATCACTGAGAAGGACGTGACCCTGGATGTGGCGCTGCGGGTGCGGGCCAGATTGCAGGCGCGCGGCATCAAGGTCATCATGACGCGCACGGGCGACACCCAGATCAGCACCGACCTCACCCAGGACCTCGATGCCCGCTCACGGCTGGCCAACAACGGCAAGGTGGGGGCCTTTATCAGCATTCACGTCAACTCAGGGCCAGACAGCGCCCAGGGCATCGAAACCTACTACTTCGGCGCGCCGCTCTCGGGCAGCAGCCGCAGCACGGCGGTGTTCGAGAACGGTGGCGGCAGTCTCGGCCAGGAGCTGACCAAGCGGGCCAGCACCACCGCCCAGAACCTGCTGGGCGATCTGGTGGCGCAGGCCAAGCTGGCCTTTTCGCGCGATCTGGCCATCAGAGTGCAGCAGAGCCTGATCAGCGTCACCAGCGCCACCAACCGGGGGGTCAAGTCCGACGCCTTTTACGTCATCAAGAACCCCACCACCCCGGCCATCCTGACCGAGATCGGTTTTGGAAGTAGCCCCACCGAAGGTCCCAAGCTGGCCCTTCCCGCCTACCGCGACCGCATCGCCGGAGCGATTGCCGACGCGATTGCGGCGTACCTGCACACGCCGTAG
- a CDS encoding HD domain-containing phosphohydrolase translates to MFRRPRPQTPAPPDTTPAVAVELAPQAVAGLPSAYQEPDTGKLLGELLSRPSPEGLLENALSQVAERVGGDVKGYAVLRRGQDRVVAVLLYPRRLVGLSLSGPWTAARPRLTTNGTSELYAMNDEMLHPQFDEAGMNQVSASLVLPIANKGRSLGALVLDRFKGGFSQEQQDSAQKLAGVVGPLLGLMDAREEARATARTIASAVAEMTESLDFDSVGHAQSVADVAVRLGRSLGLAERELDEVWFAAVLHDVGKLHGEEDHAQVSANVLHGVSSLGQAQLAVRHHHERWDGQGTPDKLVGEDIPLYARILAVANAYVRTGDLDVLRGQAGKALDPKLVGLLERSVH, encoded by the coding sequence ATGTTTAGACGCCCGCGTCCCCAGACTCCGGCCCCGCCGGACACCACACCGGCCGTTGCGGTGGAGCTTGCACCCCAGGCAGTGGCCGGACTGCCCAGCGCCTACCAGGAACCCGACACCGGCAAACTGCTCGGCGAACTGCTGTCCCGGCCCAGCCCCGAGGGACTGCTGGAAAACGCTTTGTCACAGGTGGCCGAGCGGGTGGGCGGCGACGTGAAGGGCTACGCGGTGCTGCGCCGGGGCCAGGACCGGGTGGTGGCGGTGCTGCTCTACCCGCGCCGACTGGTGGGCCTGAGTCTGTCCGGTCCCTGGACGGCGGCCCGCCCGCGCCTGACCACCAACGGCACCAGCGAACTCTACGCCATGAACGACGAGATGCTCCATCCACAGTTTGACGAGGCGGGCATGAATCAGGTCAGCGCCTCGCTGGTGCTGCCGATTGCCAACAAGGGCCGCAGCCTCGGCGCGCTGGTGCTCGACCGCTTCAAGGGGGGGTTCAGTCAAGAACAGCAAGACAGTGCCCAGAAACTCGCTGGGGTGGTAGGACCACTGCTGGGCCTGATGGACGCCCGCGAGGAGGCCCGCGCCACTGCCCGCACCATCGCCTCGGCGGTGGCCGAGATGACCGAGAGCCTGGATTTCGACTCGGTGGGTCACGCCCAGTCGGTGGCCGATGTGGCGGTGCGGCTGGGACGCAGCCTGGGCCTGGCCGAGCGCGAACTCGACGAGGTGTGGTTTGCCGCCGTCCTGCACGACGTGGGAAAGCTTCACGGCGAGGAAGACCACGCCCAGGTCAGTGCCAACGTCCTGCACGGGGTGAGCAGTCTGGGACAGGCTCAACTGGCAGTGCGCCACCACCACGAGCGCTGGGACGGCCAGGGCACCCCCGACAAGCTGGTCGGCGAGGACATTCCACTCTACGCCCGGATTCTGGCTGTCGCCAACGCCTATGTACGGACCGGCGACCTCGACGTGCTGCGCGGCCAGGCAGGGAAGGCGCTTGATCCCAAACTGGTCGGGCTGCTGGAGCGCAGCGTTCACTGA
- the upp gene encoding uracil phosphoribosyltransferase, translated as MTTPKSIPAKVTVADHPLILHKLSLMRDVHTGVKEFRELAGEISLLLAYEAMRDLETMPETLSTPLTTAEFPMLSGKKLALVAILRAGLIMADAMVRLVPAAKVGHIGLYRDPQTLKPVAYYSKLPQDIAERRVFVTDPMLATGGSAVAAIQTLKDAGAQSIKLMTILSVPEGIAVVQAAHPDVEIVTAAIDEGLNDHGYIMPGLGDAGDRIYGTK; from the coding sequence ATGACCACACCCAAATCCATCCCCGCCAAAGTCACGGTGGCCGACCATCCGCTGATTCTGCACAAGCTCTCGCTGATGCGCGACGTGCATACCGGCGTCAAGGAATTTCGCGAACTGGCCGGGGAGATCAGTCTGCTGCTGGCCTACGAGGCCATGCGCGACCTGGAAACGATGCCGGAAACCCTCAGCACCCCACTGACAACTGCCGAGTTCCCGATGCTCAGCGGCAAGAAGCTGGCGCTGGTGGCGATCCTGCGCGCCGGGCTGATCATGGCCGACGCGATGGTGCGTCTGGTTCCGGCGGCCAAGGTCGGCCACATCGGCCTCTACCGCGACCCTCAGACCCTCAAGCCGGTGGCCTACTATTCCAAGCTGCCGCAGGACATCGCCGAGCGCCGGGTGTTCGTCACCGACCCGATGCTGGCAACAGGCGGCTCGGCGGTGGCCGCCATCCAGACCCTCAAGGACGCGGGCGCGCAGAGCATCAAGCTGATGACCATTCTCAGCGTGCCGGAAGGCATCGCCGTGGTGCAGGCCGCCCACCCCGATGTGGAGATCGTGACGGCGGCCATTGACGAGGGCCTCAACGATCACGGCTACATCATGCCGGGCCTGGGCGACGCGGGAGACCGGATCTACGGTACCAAGTAG